In one Balaenoptera musculus isolate JJ_BM4_2016_0621 chromosome 2, mBalMus1.pri.v3, whole genome shotgun sequence genomic region, the following are encoded:
- the TMEM251 gene encoding transmembrane protein 251 isoform X1: MVAFSEMPKPPDYSELSDSLTLAVGTGRFSGPLHRAWRMMNFRQRMGWIGVGLYLLASAAAFYYVFEINETYNRLALEHIQQHAEEPLEGTTWTHSLKARLLSLPFWFWTVIFLIPYLQMFLFLYSCTRADPKTVGYCIIPICLAVICNRHQAFVKASNQISRLQLIDT, encoded by the exons ATGGTGGCTTTCTCTGAAATGCCAAAGCCACCCGATTATTCAGAGCTGAGTGACTCTTTAACGCTTGCCGTGGGAACAGGAAGATTTTCGGGACCACT GCACAGAGCATGGAGAATGATGAACTTCCGTCAGCGTATGGGATGGATTGGAGTGGGATTGTATCTGTTAGCAAGTGCAGCAGCATTTTACTATGTTTTTGAAATCAACGAGACTTACAATAGGCTGGCCTTGGAACACATTCAACAGCACGCAGAGGAGCCCCTTGAAGGAACCACATGGACACACTCCTTGAAAGCTCGGTTACTCTCCCTGCCTTTTTGGTTTTGGACAGTTATTTTTCTGATACCTTACTTGCAGatgtttttgttcctttattcttGTACGAGAGCTGACCCCAAAACGGTGGGCTACTGTATTATTCCCATATGCTTGGCAGTTATATGCAATCGCCACCAGGCATTTGTCAAGGCTTCTAATCAGATCAGCAGACTACAACtgattgacacataa
- the TMEM251 gene encoding transmembrane protein 251 isoform X2 → MMNFRQRMGWIGVGLYLLASAAAFYYVFEINETYNRLALEHIQQHAEEPLEGTTWTHSLKARLLSLPFWFWTVIFLIPYLQMFLFLYSCTRADPKTVGYCIIPICLAVICNRHQAFVKASNQISRLQLIDT, encoded by the coding sequence ATGATGAACTTCCGTCAGCGTATGGGATGGATTGGAGTGGGATTGTATCTGTTAGCAAGTGCAGCAGCATTTTACTATGTTTTTGAAATCAACGAGACTTACAATAGGCTGGCCTTGGAACACATTCAACAGCACGCAGAGGAGCCCCTTGAAGGAACCACATGGACACACTCCTTGAAAGCTCGGTTACTCTCCCTGCCTTTTTGGTTTTGGACAGTTATTTTTCTGATACCTTACTTGCAGatgtttttgttcctttattcttGTACGAGAGCTGACCCCAAAACGGTGGGCTACTGTATTATTCCCATATGCTTGGCAGTTATATGCAATCGCCACCAGGCATTTGTCAAGGCTTCTAATCAGATCAGCAGACTACAACtgattgacacataa